A region from the Amycolatopsis camponoti genome encodes:
- a CDS encoding sunset domain-containing protein gives MSIFGQVWLWSLAAFFVGVLLTWLVLVLPLRRSVRKLESSLAQAHADAARTPANAAGLAAPGTEVFRPEPRPEPRPEPEPVRQETSYPGTLVAPAPYNRDDVHDDIDADFAELDSQVPPGSHPDPDDAFRPEPDLEREDDAAYRASETQVMAPVADPEAEDPYRAAATEYLAPEDELEPVTPALSRLEQQLDPEPAAGSLFQPPGEDAPAPDWFDHEPPSERSAFEEPMERTRYLSVGGDQVDEDEPEEAPQYAFAGDDGDPDVPPETPAEATQVLPKRQPREALRGGFETPQPIQPSMRTVERRETDHSGGHSGSLFEPSVQPNQAALAAPEPPPARQQPADAVPPGPFGPGSAMPRPGGGRPGDGFEVKASVTALRYCTDESAQFPKMVAEVWFRTAEDAERVGFRPLS, from the coding sequence ATGTCCATTTTCGGACAGGTTTGGCTGTGGAGTCTCGCGGCGTTCTTCGTCGGGGTGCTGCTCACCTGGCTGGTGCTGGTGCTGCCGCTCCGCAGGAGCGTTCGCAAGCTGGAGAGTTCGCTGGCGCAGGCCCACGCCGACGCCGCGCGCACGCCCGCGAACGCCGCCGGGCTGGCCGCGCCGGGCACCGAGGTCTTCCGGCCGGAGCCGCGGCCCGAGCCGCGCCCGGAGCCGGAGCCCGTGCGGCAGGAGACCTCCTACCCGGGGACGCTCGTCGCCCCGGCGCCGTACAACCGCGACGACGTCCACGACGACATCGACGCGGACTTCGCCGAGCTGGACTCGCAGGTCCCGCCGGGCAGCCACCCGGACCCGGACGACGCCTTCCGGCCGGAGCCGGACCTCGAGCGCGAGGACGACGCTGCGTACCGGGCCTCGGAGACCCAGGTCATGGCCCCGGTCGCCGACCCGGAGGCCGAGGACCCGTACCGCGCCGCCGCGACCGAGTACCTGGCGCCCGAAGACGAACTCGAGCCCGTCACGCCGGCGCTCTCCCGGCTCGAGCAGCAGCTCGACCCGGAGCCCGCCGCCGGATCGCTGTTCCAGCCCCCGGGCGAGGACGCGCCGGCGCCGGACTGGTTCGACCACGAGCCGCCGTCGGAGCGCTCGGCGTTCGAGGAGCCGATGGAGCGCACGCGCTACCTGTCGGTCGGCGGCGACCAGGTCGACGAGGACGAGCCGGAGGAGGCGCCGCAGTACGCGTTCGCCGGCGACGACGGCGACCCGGACGTGCCGCCGGAGACCCCGGCCGAAGCGACGCAGGTGCTGCCGAAGCGGCAGCCCCGGGAGGCGCTGCGCGGCGGATTCGAGACGCCGCAACCGATCCAGCCGTCGATGCGCACCGTCGAGCGGCGCGAGACCGACCACTCCGGCGGGCACAGCGGTTCGCTGTTCGAGCCGTCGGTGCAGCCGAACCAGGCCGCCCTCGCGGCACCGGAGCCCCCGCCCGCGCGGCAGCAGCCCGCCGACGCGGTCCCGCCCGGCCCGTTCGGCCCCGGTTCGGCGATGCCGCGGCCCGGTGGCGGCCGGCCGGGTGACGGGTTCGAGGTGAAGGCGAGCGTGACGGCGTTGCGGTACTGCACCGACGAATCGGCGCAGTTCCCGAAGATGGTGGCCGAGGTGTGGTTCCGGACCGCCGAGGACGCCGAGCGGGTCGGGTTCCGGCCGCTCAGCTGA
- a CDS encoding 2-oxoacid:ferredoxin oxidoreductase subunit beta gives MTAIDIGLPAIGGLDLVPTTEEPQKAKDYKSDQEVRWCPGCGDYVVLNAVQSFLPTLGLKRENIVFISGIGCSSRFPYYLNTYGMHSIHGRAPSIATGLATTRPDLSVWVVTGDGDALSIGGNHLIHALRRNVNIKILLFNNRIYGLTKGQYSPTSGQGMVTKSTPMGSVDTPFNPLSLAIGAEASFVGRAMDSDRKGLTEVLQAAAEHRGSALVEIYQNCPIFNDGAFDVLKDADEAATRLIPLRAGEPIRFGPNQEFGVKRGEWGGLDVAKVADIGEDNVVVHDPSIQDTSYAFALSRLGDQSLNHVPTGILRQVERPTYDDGARAQVEQARAARKPDLQGLLRGKDTWTVA, from the coding sequence GTGACCGCGATCGACATCGGGCTTCCGGCCATCGGTGGCCTCGACCTCGTGCCCACCACCGAAGAGCCCCAGAAGGCCAAGGACTACAAGTCCGACCAGGAAGTCCGCTGGTGCCCCGGCTGCGGCGACTACGTCGTGCTCAACGCGGTGCAGTCCTTCTTGCCCACGCTGGGCCTCAAGCGCGAGAACATCGTGTTCATCTCGGGCATCGGCTGCTCGTCGCGCTTCCCGTACTACCTCAACACCTACGGCATGCACTCGATCCACGGTCGCGCGCCGTCGATCGCGACCGGGCTCGCGACCACGCGCCCGGACCTGTCGGTGTGGGTCGTCACCGGTGACGGCGACGCGCTGTCCATCGGCGGCAACCACCTGATCCACGCGCTGCGCCGCAACGTGAACATCAAGATCCTGCTGTTCAACAACCGGATCTACGGTCTGACCAAGGGCCAGTACTCCCCGACTTCGGGCCAGGGCATGGTCACCAAGTCGACGCCGATGGGGTCGGTGGACACGCCGTTCAACCCGCTCTCGCTGGCGATCGGCGCGGAGGCGTCGTTCGTGGGCCGGGCGATGGACTCCGACCGCAAGGGCCTGACCGAGGTCCTGCAGGCCGCGGCCGAGCACCGCGGGTCGGCGCTGGTGGAGATCTACCAGAACTGCCCGATCTTCAACGACGGCGCGTTCGACGTCCTCAAGGACGCCGACGAGGCCGCCACCCGGCTGATCCCGCTGCGCGCGGGCGAGCCGATCCGCTTCGGCCCCAACCAGGAGTTCGGCGTCAAGCGCGGCGAGTGGGGCGGCCTGGACGTCGCGAAGGTCGCCGACATCGGCGAAGACAACGTCGTGGTGCACGACCCGTCGATCCAGGACACGTCGTACGCGTTCGCGTTGTCGCGGCTGGGCGACCAGAGCCTCAACCACGTCCCGACGGGCATCCTCCGCCAGGTCGAGCGCCCGACGTACGACGACGGCGCCCGCGCCCAGGTCGAGCAGGCCCGCGCGGCCCGCAAGCCCGACCTGCAGGGCCTCCTGCGCGGCAAGGACACCTGGACGGTCGCGTAG
- a CDS encoding VOC family protein translates to MRPFVFFDVRTSDVDGTKRFFGELLGWQTSGALLTDGGAPWGGLTELAPGDDRAPQWLPYAPVSDVDSAAAKAVALGGKIVRERTDLPVGSLVVVTDPGGAALVLFQAA, encoded by the coding sequence ATGCGACCTTTCGTGTTCTTCGACGTCCGGACGTCCGATGTGGACGGCACCAAGCGGTTCTTCGGCGAGTTGCTCGGCTGGCAGACGTCCGGTGCCCTGCTGACCGACGGCGGTGCGCCGTGGGGCGGCCTGACCGAGCTGGCTCCCGGCGACGACCGCGCGCCGCAGTGGCTGCCCTACGCGCCGGTGTCCGATGTGGACTCCGCGGCGGCGAAAGCCGTGGCGTTGGGCGGAAAGATCGTGCGCGAGCGCACCGACCTTCCGGTCGGCTCCCTGGTCGTCGTCACCGATCCCGGCGGCGCGGCCCTGGTCCTGTTCCAGGCGGCGTGA